A region from the Arachis ipaensis cultivar K30076 chromosome B01, Araip1.1, whole genome shotgun sequence genome encodes:
- the LOC110270349 gene encoding TBC1 domain family member 22A-like isoform X2: MSDLSAEKISNIEADCYWCLSKLLDGMQDHYTFAQPGIQRLVFKLKELVRRIDELCSHWSQCLLFRPPHIFDQMLLLLVLLYALLGYPKG, from the exons ATGTCTGATCTATCTGCAGAGAAAATTTCTAATATAGAGGCTGATTGCTATTGGTGCTTGTCAAAATTACTGGATGGTATGCAGGACCATTACACGTTTGCTCAACCAGGAATTCAGAGGCTTGTTTTTAAGTTGAAGGAATTGGTCAGGAGGATTGATG AGCTCTGCAGCCATTGGAGCCAATGTCTTCTGTTTCGTCCTCCCCACATATTCGATCAAATGCTCCTTTTGCTGGTCTTGTTATATGCGTTACTGGGCTATCCAAAG GGTTGA
- the LOC110270349 gene encoding uncharacterized protein LOC110270349 isoform X1 — MSDLSAEKISNIEADCYWCLSKLLDGMQDHYTFAQPGIQRLVFKLKELVRRIDELCSHWSQCLLFRPPHIFDQMLLLLVLLYALLGYPKEIEASKGWRTWKEYQMKVFSRPVPSFFF; from the exons ATGTCTGATCTATCTGCAGAGAAAATTTCTAATATAGAGGCTGATTGCTATTGGTGCTTGTCAAAATTACTGGATGGTATGCAGGACCATTACACGTTTGCTCAACCAGGAATTCAGAGGCTTGTTTTTAAGTTGAAGGAATTGGTCAGGAGGATTGATG AGCTCTGCAGCCATTGGAGCCAATGTCTTCTGTTTCGTCCTCCCCACATATTCGATCAAATGCTCCTTTTGCTGGTCTTGTTATATGCGTTACTGGGCTATCCAAAG gAAATAGAAGCAAGTAAAGGTTGGAGAACATGGAAAGAGTACCAAATGAAA GTGTTTTCTAGGCCAGTTCCCTCATTCTTCTTCTGA